The following are encoded together in the Jaculus jaculus isolate mJacJac1 chromosome 3, mJacJac1.mat.Y.cur, whole genome shotgun sequence genome:
- the P2ry2 gene encoding P2Y purinoceptor 2 — protein sequence MAAVLGPWNGTVNDTWDGDDLGYKCRFDEQFKYVLLPVSYGVVCVLGLCLNVVALYVFLCRLKTWNASTTYMFHLAVSDSLYAASLPLLVYYYAQGDHWPFSAVLCKLVRFLFYTNLYCSILFLTCISVHRCLGVLRPLHSLRWGRAHYARRVAAVVWALVLACQAPVLYFVTTSVRGSRITCHDTSAPELFGHFVAYSSVMLGLLFAVPFAVILVCYVLMARRLLKPAYGTAGGLPRAKRKSVRTIALVLAVFALCFLPFHVTRTLYYSFRSLDLSCHTLNAVNMAYKITRPLASANSCLDPVLYFLAGQRLVRFARDATPSPQARPRLGLHRPGRTDTKRNNASVGSEDSRRTELTPSGVNETKDIHL from the coding sequence ATGGCGGCGGTCCTGGGTCCCTGGAACGGCACGGTCAATGACACCTGGGATGGGGATGATCTGGGCTACAAATGCCGCTTCGACGAGCAGTTCAAGTACGTGCTGCTCCCGGTGTCCTACGGCGTGGTGTGCGTGCTCGGCCTGTGCCTGAACGTGGTGGCCCTCTACGTCTTCCTGTGTCGCCTCAAGACCTGGAACGCCTCCACCACCTACATGTTCCACCTGGCCGTGTCCGACTCTCTGTACGCCGCCTCCCTGCCGCTGCTGGTCTACTACTACGCCCAGGGTGACCACTGGCCCTTCAGCGCCGTCCTCTGCAAGCTGGTTCGCTTCCTGTTCTACACCAACCTCTACTGCAGCATCCTCTTCCTCACCTGCATCAGCGTCCACCGGTGTCTGGGCGTCCTGCGGCCCCTGCACTCCCTGCGCTGGGGCCGCGCCCACTATGCCCGCCGGGTGGCCGCCGTCGTGTGGGCGCTGGTGCTGGCCTGCCAGGCGCCCGTGCTCTACTTTGTCACCACCAGCGTCCGGGGATCCCGGATCACCTGCCACGACACCTCGGCGCCCGAGCTCTTCGGCCACTTCGTGGCCTACAGCTCCGTCATGCTGGGCTTGCTCTTCGCCGTGCCCTTCGCGGTCATCCTGGTGTGCTACGTGCTCATGGCGCGCAGGTTGCTCAAGCCCGCCTATGGCACCGCCGGAGGCCTGCCCCGGGCCAAGCGCAAGTCGGTGCGCACCATCGCCCTGGTGCTGGCTGTCTTCGCCCTGTGCTTCCTGCCTTTCCACGTCACCCGGACCCTCTACTACTCCTTCCGCTCGCTCGATCTCAGCTGTCACACCCTCAACGCCGTCAACATGGCCTACAAGATCACCCGGCCGCTGGCCAGCGCCAACAGTTGCCTCGATCCCGTGCTCTACTTCCTGGCCGGCCAGAGACTCGTCCGCTTTGCCCGGGATGCCACCCCCAGCCCCCAGGCTCGCCCCAGGCTGGGTCTGCACAGGCCTGGCAGAACTGACACCAAGAGAAACAATGCGTCCGTGGGCAGCGAGGACTCGAGGCGGACAGAGCTCACGCCAAGCGGCGTGAATGAAACCAAAGACATTCACCTGTAG